The Longimicrobiaceae bacterium genome has a window encoding:
- a CDS encoding adenine phosphoribosyltransferase: MATGASTPEAVAERVRARLRDVQDFPKPGIVFKDITPVLSDARLFAEVIAAMAEPFRSRQITHIAAIESRGFLLAAPLALALGAGVIPIRKPGKLPARTASRAYGLEYGTDRLEVHVDACPARSRILLVDDVLATGGTAEAAAELIEEVGGTVVACAFLLSIGSLGGKKRLAGRETRVLVPT, translated from the coding sequence ATGGCGACGGGAGCGTCCACCCCGGAAGCGGTCGCTGAGCGCGTCCGGGCTCGGCTGCGCGACGTCCAGGATTTCCCGAAACCGGGGATCGTCTTCAAGGATATCACCCCGGTCCTGAGCGACGCCCGCCTGTTCGCGGAGGTCATCGCCGCGATGGCGGAGCCCTTCCGGTCGCGCCAGATCACGCACATCGCCGCCATCGAGAGCCGCGGCTTTCTGCTGGCCGCTCCGCTCGCCCTCGCGTTGGGGGCGGGGGTCATCCCGATCCGGAAGCCTGGCAAGCTCCCGGCGCGCACGGCCTCGCGCGCATACGGGCTGGAGTACGGCACCGACCGGCTCGAGGTCCACGTGGATGCCTGTCCGGCGCGGTCGCGCATCCTTCTGGTGGACGACGTACTCGCAACAGGAGGGACCGCGGAAGCGGCTGCCGAGCTGATCGAGGAAGTGGGGGGGACGGTGGTGGCGTGCGCCTTTCTCCTCTCGATTGGTTCGC